One stretch of Candidatus Baltobacteraceae bacterium DNA includes these proteins:
- the nirD gene encoding nitrite reductase small subunit NirD, whose amino-acid sequence MIDEYVTVASVDDIPKGTAKNFTVGENQIAVFHVDDDWYALEGNCPHQGGPLAEGWIHEKTVTCPWHAWCFSLETGRMAILEMEGVATYDVRIEGSMVAINPKPRE is encoded by the coding sequence GTGATCGACGAGTACGTAACGGTCGCTTCCGTCGACGACATACCCAAAGGGACTGCCAAAAACTTCACCGTCGGAGAAAATCAGATCGCCGTCTTTCACGTCGACGACGATTGGTATGCGCTCGAGGGTAACTGTCCCCATCAAGGTGGGCCGCTCGCGGAAGGCTGGATACACGAGAAAACGGTCACGTGTCCGTGGCACGCCTGGTGCTTCTCGCTGGAGACGGGGCGCATGGCGATCCTCGAAATGGAAGGGGTCGCGACGTACGACGTCCGCATCGAAGGCAGCATGGTCGCAATCAACCCGAAGCCTCGGGAGTAA
- the fni gene encoding type 2 isopentenyl-diphosphate Delta-isomerase — protein MSTEQRKTRHLDICLNDDVASTLEAGFSAVRLRHEALPEIALEDVVLQTTFLGATLHAPLMISSMTGGTERASTINRNLAIAAQTAGIALGLGSIRAAIENPELFATYAVREVAPKVVLFANLGAVQLNYGVGIEDARRAVKAIGANGLYLHLNPLQESLQPRGDTNFRGLLPKIAALVRALDVPVIAKSVGSGIAPSTAQRLFDAGIAAVDVAGAGGTSWARVEGKRSDDPLRAKLAEQFADWGFATARATRAMRVAFPNATIVASGGIRSGVDVAKALALGADLAGIALPFLEPATRSADAVGEALTEIIEGLRIAMFASGSRTIANLRGALLTPEASG, from the coding sequence ATGAGTACTGAGCAGCGTAAGACCCGGCACCTCGACATCTGCCTCAACGACGATGTCGCCTCGACCCTCGAGGCAGGCTTTAGCGCGGTGCGTTTGCGGCATGAGGCTTTACCCGAAATCGCGCTCGAAGACGTCGTGCTGCAAACGACGTTTCTCGGAGCGACGCTGCACGCGCCGCTGATGATTTCGTCGATGACCGGCGGCACCGAGCGCGCGTCGACAATCAACCGCAATCTTGCAATCGCCGCACAGACCGCAGGGATCGCACTCGGACTCGGCAGTATTCGCGCCGCAATCGAGAATCCGGAGCTGTTCGCGACGTACGCTGTGCGCGAGGTCGCGCCGAAGGTCGTGCTGTTCGCAAACCTCGGCGCCGTGCAGCTCAACTACGGGGTCGGGATCGAGGACGCGCGCCGCGCGGTCAAAGCCATCGGAGCAAACGGTCTCTACCTTCATTTAAACCCGCTGCAAGAATCGCTCCAGCCGCGCGGCGACACCAATTTTCGCGGTCTGCTTCCGAAGATCGCCGCACTGGTTCGTGCACTCGACGTCCCGGTGATTGCGAAGAGCGTCGGCTCCGGGATCGCGCCGAGCACGGCGCAGCGCTTGTTCGATGCGGGCATTGCCGCAGTCGACGTCGCCGGCGCGGGCGGTACGTCCTGGGCGCGCGTCGAGGGGAAACGCTCGGACGATCCGCTGCGTGCGAAGTTGGCCGAGCAGTTCGCCGATTGGGGTTTTGCAACGGCGCGCGCGACGCGCGCCATGCGGGTTGCGTTTCCGAACGCGACGATTGTTGCAAGCGGCGGTATTCGCTCGGGCGTCGACGTTGCGAAAGCGCTCGCGCTCGGCGCCGACCTGGCCGGCATCGCGCTTCCGTTTCTCGAGCCCGCGACGCGATCTGCGGACGCGGTCGGCGAAGCGCTCACCGAGATAATCGAAGGATTGCGCATCGCGATGTTCGCGAGCGGCTCGCGAACGATTGCGAACTTGCGCGGAGCTTTGCTTACTCCCGAGGCTTCGGGTTGA
- a CDS encoding SGNH/GDSL hydrolase family protein, producing MRTWLLLFLIFATVGIAAGCKGSGSSTATATPYPTQSARGGSDEAVFGDDFSVGMGTVFCGVSFSSGPCQTGPSAPGVSAAVNPTGWAQRFSGSLSLPRYAPTASIVLGVNGALSGDAPKTEGFGGDVLSNPSQFGALTTLATNVRSQNIRMIVIVQSGINDVFDAYYSALCVSNGGTVAGGGSATQSAPCTASGTTLADSSNNVRNGTLYSAFRSMLANLNALKGGAPEATLIVGVPDVGSLPYSIANFTSSQRATLTADSQLANQAMQAAIADATDKAVAYVDWYNYFAANPQYYTTNYYASDLLHLNDQGYAVLETLIFQSFTTAFPSF from the coding sequence ATGAGAACCTGGCTGCTGCTATTTTTGATCTTTGCGACCGTGGGCATTGCGGCCGGGTGCAAGGGGTCCGGGTCGTCCACCGCCACTGCGACGCCATATCCAACGCAGTCCGCCCGCGGGGGCTCGGACGAAGCCGTGTTCGGCGATGATTTCAGCGTCGGCATGGGCACGGTGTTTTGTGGAGTCTCCTTTAGCAGCGGACCATGCCAGACGGGGCCGAGCGCACCGGGCGTGAGTGCTGCGGTAAATCCGACGGGTTGGGCGCAGCGCTTTTCGGGCTCGCTCTCTCTTCCGCGGTATGCTCCAACCGCCAGCATCGTTCTCGGCGTGAACGGTGCGCTGAGTGGCGACGCACCGAAAACGGAGGGCTTCGGCGGCGACGTGCTGAGCAATCCCTCGCAGTTCGGCGCTCTCACGACGCTCGCGACGAACGTTCGCTCGCAGAACATTCGCATGATCGTGATCGTTCAAAGCGGCATCAACGACGTGTTCGATGCGTATTATTCGGCGTTGTGCGTCTCAAACGGCGGAACTGTTGCCGGCGGCGGCAGCGCAACGCAATCCGCACCGTGCACCGCATCTGGAACGACGCTCGCCGATTCGAGCAACAACGTGCGCAACGGAACGTTGTACAGTGCGTTCCGCTCGATGCTTGCGAACTTGAATGCTCTTAAGGGCGGCGCTCCGGAAGCCACGCTGATCGTTGGTGTCCCCGACGTCGGTTCGCTGCCGTACTCGATTGCGAACTTTACTTCATCGCAGCGCGCAACGCTGACGGCGGATTCACAGCTCGCGAATCAAGCCATGCAAGCAGCGATCGCGGATGCTACCGATAAGGCCGTTGCGTACGTCGATTGGTACAACTATTTCGCGGCGAATCCGCAGTATTACACGACGAATTACTACGCCTCGGACCTCCTGCACCTCAACGACCAAGGCTACGCCGTGCTGGAGACCCTGATCTTCCAGTCGTTTACGACCGCATTTCCCTCGTTCTAG